The region AACTAGCTCAACCAGCGAACGGGCGTGCGGGCGCGCCCTGGTCCCTTCCAGGGGCCCGGGCGGTGCTTGGCAGCCGTATCAGGAGGAGGACTCGTGAGCACGTCTCCCGGCGCAGAGCCGTATGGCAGCCCGCACCAGCCACCTGTGAACCCGTACCAGTTCCCGTCCGCTCCGGCCCCGGAGCCCGAGCCCTACCGGCCGCCGAGGCAGCCGCACATCCAGCCCTACCAGCCGCCGCAGGCACCGCCCCCGCAGGCACCGCGCGGCGGCCAGGGCGACGGGACCGGTGGCCGGCGCTCGCAGACGCCGACCGGGTTCGTCCGCCCGTACGCGATGACCGGCGGCCGTACCAGGCCGCGCTACCAGCTCGCCATCGAGGCGCTGGTCAGTACCACCGCCGACCCCGAGCGGCTGCGCGGGCAGCTGCCGGAACACCAGCGGATCTGCCTGCTGTGCCGGGACATCAAGTCGATCGCGGAGATCTCCGCGCTGCTGACGATCCCGCTCGGCGTGGTCAGGATCCTGGTGGCCGACCTGGCCGAGGCCGGGCTGGTCACGATTCACCAACCCGGCGGCGACGAGGCCGCGGGGGGACAGCCAGATGTGACTTTGCTTGAGAGGGTGCTCAGTGGACTTCGGAAGCTCTAGCGGCCCGGCGCGCGCCACTACTTCCGCGAAAATCGTGGTGGCGGGCGGGTTCGGCGTGGGCAAGACCACGTTCGTCGGTGCCGTGTCGGAGATCAATCCGCTGCGCACGGAAGCCGTGATGACCTCCGCGTCGGCCGGCATCGACGACCTGACGCACGCGCCCGACAAGACCACCACGACGGTGGCCATGGACTTCGGCCGGATCACCCTGGACCAGGACCTGATCCTCTACCTGTTCGGCACCCCCGGGCAGGACCGCTTCTGGTTCATGTGGGACGACCTGGTACGCGGCGCGATCGGCGCGATCGTCCTGGTCGACACCCGGCGGCTGGCGGACTGCTTCCCGGCCGTGGACTACTTCGAGAACAGCGGCCTGCCGTTCGTGATCGCGCTCAACGGCTTCGACGGCCACCAGCCCTACGGGCCCGAGGAGGTCCGCGAGGCCCTCCAGATCGGCCCCGAGGCACCGATCATCGTCACCGACGCCCGCCACCGCGGCGAGGCGAAGAGCGCGCTGATCACCCTGGTCGAGCACGCCCTGATGGCACGGCTGCGCTAGCCGGCGCCCCGGCGCCCGCCCGGCGGCACACGAAGGCCCCGCACCTGCTGCTGCTGGTGCGGGGCCTTCGCCTTGCTCCGGTCGCCGTACGGCGGGAAGGGCTCAGCCCTGCCAGGAGTGCGGGGCGCGGAAGCCCGGGGTGCGCTCGAGGCGCCGCCAGGCGGCGGTGGAGCGGGCCGGGAGGTCGGCGGCGTCGCCGCCGCCGTGCGCCGCCGCCCTGGCGAGCAGGATCGCGGTGATCGCGGCCAGCTCCTCCGGGGCAGCGTGGCCCTTCTCGACACGCACGTGCGGATCGGTGGGAGTGCTCACAGTGGTCTCCATGGCTACTGGGGAGGATTGCCGTGCTTGCGCGATGGTAGGTCGGCGTGCTTGGTGCGGAGCATGGACAGCGAGCTGATCAGCACCTCGCGGGTCTCGGCCGGGTCGATGACGTCGTCGACCAGGCCGCGCTCCGCGGCGTAGTAGGGATGCATCAGTTCGGCCTTGTACTCCTTGACCATGCGTGCACGCATCGCCTCGGGGTCGTCCGCGTCGGCGATCTGCCGGCGGAAGATGACGTTGGCCGCGCCCTCCGCGCCCATCACCGCGATCTCGTTGGTCGGCCACGCGTAGGTGAGGTCGGCGCCGATGGACTGGCTGTCCATCACGATGTACGCGCCGCCATAGGCCTTGCGCAGGATCAGCGAGATCCTCGGGACGGTGGCGTTGCAGTAGGCGTAGAGCAGTTTCGCACCGTGCCTGATGATTCCACCGTGCTCCTGGGCGACGCCCGGTAGGAAGCCGGGTACGTCCAACAGGGTGACGATCGGGATGTTGAAGGCGTCGCACATCTGGACGAAGCGGGCGGATTTCTCCGACGCCTCGATGTCCAGGACGCCGGCGAGCGAGGCGGGCTGGTTGGCGACGATGCCGACGACCTGGCCGTCCAGCCGGGACAGGGCGCAGATGATGTTGGTGGCCCAGCGCTCGTGGATCTCCAGGAACTCGCCGTCGTCGACGATCTCCTCGATGACCTTGTGCATGTCGTACCCGCGGTTGCCGTCCGCGGGCACCAGGTCGAGCAGTACGTCGCCGCGCCGGTCGACCGGGTCCTGGGACTCGACGGCGGGCGGGTTCTCGCGGTTGTTCTGCGGCAGCAGCGAGAGCAGGTAGCGGACCTCTTCGAGACAGGTCTGCTCGTCGTCGTAGGCGAAGTGCGAGACACCGGAGACCGACGAGTGGACGTCGGCGCCGCCCAGGCCGTTCTGGGTGATCTGCTCACCGGTGACGGCCTGCACCACGTCGGGGCCGGTGATGAACATCTGCGAGGTCTCGCGGACCATGAACACGAAGTCGGTGAGCGCCGGCGAGTAGGCGGCGCCGCCCGCGCACGGGCCGAGCATCACGCTGATCTGCGGGATCACCCCGGAGGCGCGGGTGTTGCGCTGGAAGATGCCGCCGTATCCGGCCAGCGCCGAGACGCCCTCCTGGATACGCGCGCCGGCCCCGTCGTTGAGCGACACCAGCGGGGCGCCGGCCGAGATGGCCATGTCCATGATCTTGTGGATCTTCGTCGCGTGGGCCTCGCCCAGCGCGCCGCCGAAGATCCGGAAGTCGTGCGCGTAGACGAA is a window of Streptomyces sp. NBC_01477 DNA encoding:
- a CDS encoding DUF742 domain-containing protein gives rise to the protein MSTSPGAEPYGSPHQPPVNPYQFPSAPAPEPEPYRPPRQPHIQPYQPPQAPPPQAPRGGQGDGTGGRRSQTPTGFVRPYAMTGGRTRPRYQLAIEALVSTTADPERLRGQLPEHQRICLLCRDIKSIAEISALLTIPLGVVRILVADLAEAGLVTIHQPGGDEAAGGQPDVTLLERVLSGLRKL
- a CDS encoding GTP-binding protein — translated: MDFGSSSGPARATTSAKIVVAGGFGVGKTTFVGAVSEINPLRTEAVMTSASAGIDDLTHAPDKTTTTVAMDFGRITLDQDLILYLFGTPGQDRFWFMWDDLVRGAIGAIVLVDTRRLADCFPAVDYFENSGLPFVIALNGFDGHQPYGPEEVREALQIGPEAPIIVTDARHRGEAKSALITLVEHALMARLR
- a CDS encoding acyl-CoA carboxylase subunit epsilon is translated as MSTPTDPHVRVEKGHAAPEELAAITAILLARAAAHGGGDAADLPARSTAAWRRLERTPGFRAPHSWQG
- a CDS encoding acyl-CoA carboxylase subunit beta — protein: MTTSQEVPAEVNDARGRVAELHAIRAEVVRGPSEKATAAQRAKGKLTARERIDLLLDEGTFREVEPLRRHRATGFGLEEKRPYTDGVITGWGLVHGRTVFVYAHDFRIFGGALGEAHATKIHKIMDMAISAGAPLVSLNDGAGARIQEGVSALAGYGGIFQRNTRASGVIPQISVMLGPCAGGAAYSPALTDFVFMVRETSQMFITGPDVVQAVTGEQITQNGLGGADVHSSVSGVSHFAYDDEQTCLEEVRYLLSLLPQNNRENPPAVESQDPVDRRGDVLLDLVPADGNRGYDMHKVIEEIVDDGEFLEIHERWATNIICALSRLDGQVVGIVANQPASLAGVLDIEASEKSARFVQMCDAFNIPIVTLLDVPGFLPGVAQEHGGIIRHGAKLLYAYCNATVPRISLILRKAYGGAYIVMDSQSIGADLTYAWPTNEIAVMGAEGAANVIFRRQIADADDPEAMRARMVKEYKAELMHPYYAAERGLVDDVIDPAETREVLISSLSMLRTKHADLPSRKHGNPPQ